The following is a genomic window from Serratia ficaria.
ATTAACCGGCCATGCCGCCGGTCTGGTGACCCCTGACAACGATCTGCGCAACGATCTCGCGTGGCTGTCCGACCGCGGCGTGATTAACGTCAGCCTGTCCACCTGGCCGCTGAGCCAGGAAGAAATCAGCTCGGTCATCGCCCAGGCCAAACCGGTGACCAATACCGAAAAGAACGTCATCGATCGCGTGCAACGCCGCGTTGATGCGTTAAAAGCCAATATCCGCGTCAGCGGTTACGCTTCCACCGACAAGCCCGGCACTCCGCAGGGTTTCGGTCAGAATGAATACGCCGACGATCGCCTGACCATCGGCGCCGGCGCCAACGGCGAATTCTGGGACGTGCGTCTGCAGGGGTCGGTCGAAGGCGATCAGCGCGTCAGCGACGGCTCCAAATTCAATATGCAGGGTTCCTACGGTGCGGTGAAGATCTGGAACCAGTGGCTGTCCTTCGGTGAAGTTTCCCAATGGTGGGGCCCTGGCTATGACGGCAGCCTGATCCGCTCCGACGCCGCGCGCCCGGTCACCGGCTTCCTGCTGCAGCGCGCCGACCAGTCGCCGTTCGAAACGCCATGGCTGTCGTGGATTGGCCGCTGGCAGTACCAGCTGACCGCCGGCCAGCTGTCGCAATATACCGCAGTACCTCACACCAAACTGATCGGCGGCCGCTTTACCATGATGCCGACCGACTTCCTCGAACTGGGCGCCTCGCGCATCATGCAATGGGGCGGTGAAGGCCGTCCGCAATCCTGGAGCTCTTTCTGGGATGCGGCAACCGGTAAAGACAACGATGATTCCGGCCAGGGCAACGATCCGGGCAACCAGCTCGCCGGCTTCGATTTCAAGCTGAAAATGCAGCCGCTGATCGGCATGCCGGTCAGCCTGTACGGCCAGTTGGTGGGTGAAGACGAAGCCGGCATGCTGCCGTCGAAGAACACCTATCTTCTGGGCCTGGAAGGTCACCCGGAGTGGGGTTCATCCACCATTAACTGGTCGATTGAAGGGGCGGACACCCGCGCCGACCGTAACCGCAAAAATTACGTGTATAACCACTACACCTATAAGGGTGGTTACTACCAGCAGGGTTACCCGCTGGGCCACGCCATGGGCGGCGACGGCCAGATGTTGTCCGGCCGCGTAGAGCTGGTGCTGGATGACAGCCAGCGCTGGAGCACCCGTCTGGTGTACGCCAAGGTGAACCCGGTCAATCAGTCCATCAACCAGGCGTTCCCGAAATCCGACACGCTGAAAGGCGTTCAGCTCGGCTGGGGCTACACCTTCCCTTCCGCAGTCAAATTCGATACCAGCCTGTGGTACACCAACAGCGACGCCAGCACGGCGGACGACGTGGGCGCCGGCGTCAGCTTCGAAGTGCCGATCGATCTGTAAAATCTGCAGAGCTAAAAAAACCCGCCGCGGCGGGTTTTTTATTGGCTTCAATTCAGGCGGCGATTAGCGCCATTCCTTGAAGCGGTTGATCAGCGCATTGGTTGAGCTGTCGTGGCTGCTGACTTTCTCGCCGCCCGCCAGCTCGGGCAGGATGCGGTTGGCCAGCTGTTTGCCCAGCTCCACGCCCCACTGGTCGAAGGTGAAGATGTTCAGGATCGCGCCCTGGGTAAAGATTTTGTGCTCGTACAGCGCGATCAGGCTGCCCAGGCTGAACGGGGTGATTTCACGCAGCAGGATGGAGTTGGTCGGGCGGTTGCCTTCGAACACCTTGAACGGCGCCACGTGCTTGACCTCTTCCGGCGTCTTGCCCTGCGCGGCGAATTCGGCCTCCACCACCTCCAGCGATTTACCGAACGCCAGCGCTTCGGTTTGCGCGAAGAAGTTCGACAGCAGCTTGGCGTGATGGTCGCTCAGCGGATTATGGCTGACCGCCGGGGCGATAAAGTCGCAGGGAACCAGCTTGGTGCCCTGGTGAATCAGCTGATAGAACGCGTGCTGGCCGTTGGTGCCCGGTTCGCCCCAGATGATGGGGCCGGTCTGGTAATCGACCGGGTTGCCGTTGCGATCGACGTATTTGCCGTTGGATTCCATGTTGCCCTGCTGGAAGTAAGCGGCAAAGCGATGCAGGTACTGATCGTAAGGCAGGATGGCTTCGGTTTCGGCGCCGAAGAAGTTGTTGTACCAGATGCCGATCAACGCCAGCAGCACCGGCAGATTTTTCTCCGCCGGGGTGTTCGCGAAGTGCTGATCCATCGCATGCGCGCCGCTCAGCAGCCGTTCGAAATTGTCGTAGCCCACGGACAGCGCGATCGACAGGCCGATCGCCGACCACAGGGAGTAACGGCCGCCAACCCAGTCCCAGAACTCGAACATGTTGTCGGTATCGATGCCGAACTCGGCCACCGCCTTGCCGTTGGTCGACAGCGCGGCGAAGTGTTTCGCCACGTGCTGCGGGTCGGCGGCGCT
Proteins encoded in this region:
- a CDS encoding capsule assembly Wzi family protein, giving the protein MRAKLNGLVAAGLFTCALTGHAAGLVTPDNDLRNDLAWLSDRGVINVSLSTWPLSQEEISSVIAQAKPVTNTEKNVIDRVQRRVDALKANIRVSGYASTDKPGTPQGFGQNEYADDRLTIGAGANGEFWDVRLQGSVEGDQRVSDGSKFNMQGSYGAVKIWNQWLSFGEVSQWWGPGYDGSLIRSDAARPVTGFLLQRADQSPFETPWLSWIGRWQYQLTAGQLSQYTAVPHTKLIGGRFTMMPTDFLELGASRIMQWGGEGRPQSWSSFWDAATGKDNDDSGQGNDPGNQLAGFDFKLKMQPLIGMPVSLYGQLVGEDEAGMLPSKNTYLLGLEGHPEWGSSTINWSIEGADTRADRNRKNYVYNHYTYKGGYYQQGYPLGHAMGGDGQMLSGRVELVLDDSQRWSTRLVYAKVNPVNQSINQAFPKSDTLKGVQLGWGYTFPSAVKFDTSLWYTNSDASTADDVGAGVSFEVPIDL
- the pgi gene encoding glucose-6-phosphate isomerase; the protein is MKNINPSQTAAWQALQQHFAQMKDVRIADLFAQDSERFTKFSATFDDQMLVDYSKNRITEETLEKLQALAKETDLQGAIKSMFAGEKINRTEDRAVLHVALRNRSNSPIVVDGKDVMPEVNAVLAKIKQFCGRVIGGDWKGYTGKPITDVVNIGIGGSDLGPYMVTEALRPYKNHLNMHFVSNVDGTHIAETLKPLNPETTLFLVASKTFTTQETMTNAHSARDWFLNSAADPQHVAKHFAALSTNGKAVAEFGIDTDNMFEFWDWVGGRYSLWSAIGLSIALSVGYDNFERLLSGAHAMDQHFANTPAEKNLPVLLALIGIWYNNFFGAETEAILPYDQYLHRFAAYFQQGNMESNGKYVDRNGNPVDYQTGPIIWGEPGTNGQHAFYQLIHQGTKLVPCDFIAPAVSHNPLSDHHAKLLSNFFAQTEALAFGKSLEVVEAEFAAQGKTPEEVKHVAPFKVFEGNRPTNSILLREITPFSLGSLIALYEHKIFTQGAILNIFTFDQWGVELGKQLANRILPELAGGEKVSSHDSSTNALINRFKEWR